A section of the Phoenix dactylifera cultivar Barhee BC4 unplaced genomic scaffold, palm_55x_up_171113_PBpolish2nd_filt_p 000153F, whole genome shotgun sequence genome encodes:
- the LOC103698117 gene encoding mavicyanin-like codes for MAGYTSIALGALLLLSCAAWGSATVYTVGGSSGWNTGINYTDWTSGKTFTVGDSLLFNYATGAHTVTEVNSGDYDSCSSSNAISSETNGPTTIQLKTTGTRYYICSISGHCGLGMKVAVTVGSSGSPSTPPPPSTSTPSPPSSTTNGNHSSAPGLAPASAVASLAGLVVLLF; via the exons atggcTGGCTACACTTCTATAGCCTTGGGTGCTCTTCTCCTCCTGAGTTGTGCTGCATGGGGCTCGGCCACCGTCTACACCGTTGGCGGTTCATCGGGCTGGAACACGGGCATCAATTACACTGATTGGACCAGCGGCAAGACCTTCACCGTTGGTGATAGCCTCT TGTTCAACTATGCGACCGGGGCTCACACCGTGACCGAGGTGAACTCGGGCGACTACGATTCCTGCTCATCGAGCAACGCCATCAGCAGCGAGACCAATGGGCCAACAACTATCCAACTCAAGACGACGGGCACACGCTACTACATCTGCTCCATATCCGGTCACTGCGGCCTTGGAATGAAGGTCGCAGTCACCGTCGGATCGTCCGGCTCGCCTTCCACACCCCCCCCTCCATCCACCTCCACACCCAGCCCACCCTCCTCTACCACCAACGGCAACCACTCCAGCGCTCCAGGCCTTGCGCCGGCCTCGGCGGTGGCGTCGCTCGCCGGATTGGTGGTGCTACTCTTCTAG